The proteins below come from a single Dryobates pubescens isolate bDryPub1 chromosome 16, bDryPub1.pri, whole genome shotgun sequence genomic window:
- the ZMAT2 gene encoding zinc finger matrin-type protein 2, which translates to MASGSGTKNLDFRRKWDKDEYEKLAEKRLTEEREKKDGKPTQPVKRELLRHRDYKVDLESKLGKTIVITKTTPQSEMGGYYCNVCDCVVKDSINFLDHINGKKHQRNLGMSMRVERSTLDQVKKRFEVNKKKMEEKQKDYDFEERMKELREEEEKAKAYKKEKQREKKRRAEEELTLEEDDEMAAVMGFSGFGSTKKSH; encoded by the exons ATGGCGTCGGGCAGCGGG ACTAAGAACCTGGACTTCCGCCGGAAGTGGGACAAGGATGAGTATGAGAAGCTTGCAGAGAAGAGGCtcacagaggagagagagaagaaagatg GCAAGCCAACTCAGCCTGTCAAAAGGGAGCTGCTGCGGCACCGCGACTACAAGGTGGACCTGGAGTCGAAGCTGGGCAAGACCATTGTCATCACCAAAACCACCCCTCAGTCAGAGATGGGAGG gTACTACTGCAATGTCTGTGACTGTGTGGTGAAGGACTCCATCAACTTCCTGGATCACATCAATGGCAAGAAAC ACCAGAGAAACCTGGGCATGTCCATGCGAGTGGAGCGCTCCACGCTGGACCAGGTGAAGAAACGCTTTGAGGTGAACAAGAAGAAGatggaggagaagcagaaggacTATGACTTTGAGGAGAGGATGAAGGAACTCCGTGAGGAG gaggagaaggccaaggcctacaagaaggagaagcagagggagaagaagaggcgggcagaggaggagctgacGCTGGAGGAGGACGACGAGATGGCAGCCGTCATGGGCTTCTCCGGCTTCGGCTCCACCAAGAAGAGTCactga